The following coding sequences are from one Leptospira mayottensis 200901116 window:
- a CDS encoding penicillin-binding protein 1A, with the protein MKQEPVSYLFRFFVIHFRDRILQKILNSENPLKQLTKLCAGLLFLNGFLFVFSVKDLWKVPGSNQYEKPSVLYGINDKSEYEPIAEFYRFSRVVLNIKELPPEEDGKLNKLIRSFVSTEDNHFYSHWGLDLRGIFRAFMVNLLAGRIKEGASTITQQVARLKFLNTERSFLRKAREAWLALLLEVVFDKDTLMEIYLNEIPLGHGTIGVGAAARFYFRKDVKDLTWGESALLASLTTRPTEFSPLVNPNSSSAKVRVVFKKFVENGVLDVKTAEREYEAFSEYYITLNRSPNDSAFGDRLNRFPYFTEYVRKNLARYIPITTLYSGGFKIYSTLNIQHQTQAEKALYAGLKNQTAQSNQRMFTKIDAFDDAYGEIYDLLSMLNDIPEFKFKISKSVRTFNRTWQEDLRDELGVLNLLSGTESLGEAVDWSYRNQQTEDFLLPVEGALISMRPDTGYITSMVGGSGFRSDNQQIRAFQAYRQPGSAFKPLIYAAAMEYYNQHPDPKKNVTAASLFSDSPLQYVLEDGDEWTPSNYTGEYSGFIKLREALELSRNSVAVRVLDHTGISNLMPVLEKILQIENRSIPKNYSISLGTFEVSPYELARAYAVIASGGKQVFPLSVLYVEDDSGNVIKDFREEASKQERKRILSPEICFILTSMMEDVIKRGTGTGAASYGLNRPAAGKTGTTNNFRDAWFAGYSAELVSVVWLGYDTGTLSMGKGMSGGVVAAPIWGRFMSNALSREKSKPFHFGETGIVRKQICSISGKLPGSHCNQTEEEYFTKETVPKEVCDDHRGAGFISEPDLPPSHQTQVKKKQKTNIFQGDDDLIQ; encoded by the coding sequence ATGAAACAAGAACCAGTCAGTTATCTTTTCCGTTTTTTCGTCATTCATTTTCGGGATAGGATTCTTCAGAAGATTCTAAATTCCGAAAATCCGTTGAAACAATTGACTAAGCTCTGTGCGGGTTTGTTGTTTCTCAACGGATTTTTGTTCGTATTTTCCGTCAAGGATCTCTGGAAAGTTCCCGGATCCAATCAGTATGAAAAACCTTCCGTTCTTTATGGAATCAATGATAAGAGTGAGTACGAACCCATCGCGGAATTTTATCGTTTTTCCCGTGTCGTTTTAAACATCAAAGAACTTCCTCCCGAAGAAGACGGCAAACTCAACAAGCTCATCCGTAGTTTTGTTTCTACCGAGGACAATCATTTTTATTCGCATTGGGGGCTCGATTTACGCGGAATTTTCCGTGCTTTTATGGTCAATCTTTTGGCGGGTAGAATCAAAGAAGGAGCCTCGACAATTACGCAACAGGTCGCTCGTTTAAAATTCTTAAATACGGAACGTTCTTTCCTTCGAAAGGCCAGAGAGGCTTGGCTTGCGCTTCTTTTGGAAGTGGTTTTTGATAAGGACACGTTGATGGAAATTTATCTCAACGAAATTCCTCTTGGTCATGGAACGATCGGAGTTGGAGCGGCGGCTCGGTTTTATTTTCGTAAGGACGTAAAGGATTTGACTTGGGGGGAATCTGCATTACTCGCCAGTTTAACCACAAGGCCTACGGAATTTTCTCCCTTGGTCAATCCTAATTCCTCTAGTGCGAAGGTTCGCGTCGTATTTAAGAAATTCGTGGAAAACGGAGTTCTCGACGTCAAAACTGCGGAGAGGGAATACGAAGCATTTTCAGAATATTATATTACTCTAAATCGTTCTCCGAACGATTCCGCGTTTGGCGATAGGTTGAATCGTTTCCCCTATTTCACGGAATACGTGCGTAAAAATCTGGCACGTTACATTCCTATAACTACGTTGTACAGCGGGGGGTTCAAGATTTATTCTACCTTGAACATACAACATCAGACTCAAGCGGAGAAGGCTTTGTATGCTGGACTGAAAAATCAGACCGCTCAATCCAATCAGAGGATGTTCACGAAAATAGATGCGTTCGACGACGCCTACGGTGAAATTTACGATCTACTATCGATGTTAAACGACATTCCTGAGTTTAAGTTTAAGATTTCGAAGTCGGTTCGCACGTTTAATCGCACTTGGCAGGAGGACCTGAGGGATGAGCTTGGTGTTTTGAATCTTTTAAGCGGAACCGAATCTTTGGGCGAAGCAGTCGATTGGAGTTATAGAAATCAACAAACCGAGGACTTTCTGCTTCCCGTCGAAGGCGCCTTGATCTCGATGCGCCCCGATACGGGGTATATCACGTCGATGGTAGGAGGTTCCGGTTTCCGGTCGGATAATCAACAGATTCGCGCTTTCCAGGCCTATCGCCAACCCGGTTCGGCGTTTAAACCTTTGATATACGCGGCCGCGATGGAATATTATAATCAACATCCGGATCCGAAGAAGAACGTAACTGCGGCGTCTCTTTTTTCCGATTCTCCTCTCCAATACGTATTAGAAGACGGTGATGAATGGACGCCTTCCAATTATACGGGAGAATATTCTGGATTTATAAAACTTCGTGAAGCGCTCGAACTTTCCAGAAATAGTGTCGCAGTTCGGGTTTTGGATCACACTGGGATCAGCAACCTCATGCCGGTTCTGGAAAAAATTCTTCAGATTGAAAATCGATCCATTCCCAAAAACTATTCCATCTCTTTGGGAACTTTCGAAGTTTCTCCGTACGAATTGGCCCGCGCGTATGCTGTCATCGCTTCTGGAGGAAAACAGGTATTTCCATTGAGTGTTCTTTATGTCGAAGATGATTCCGGAAATGTAATCAAGGATTTCAGAGAGGAAGCGAGTAAACAGGAAAGAAAACGGATTCTTTCTCCAGAAATTTGTTTTATCCTCACGTCAATGATGGAAGACGTAATTAAAAGGGGAACCGGGACAGGCGCCGCTTCTTACGGTCTCAATCGTCCGGCCGCAGGAAAGACTGGAACGACGAATAACTTTCGGGATGCTTGGTTTGCGGGTTATTCTGCCGAATTAGTAAGCGTAGTTTGGCTTGGTTATGATACTGGAACTCTTTCGATGGGTAAAGGAATGTCTGGGGGTGTGGTTGCCGCTCCAATCTGGGGGCGGTTTATGTCGAATGCCCTTTCTCGGGAAAAATCAAAGCCCTTTCATTTTGGGGAAACGGGAATTGTTCGAAAACAAATCTGTTCCATTTCCGGGAAACTTCCTGGTTCTCACTGCAATCAAACCGAAGAAGAATATTTTACCAAAGAAACAGTACCCAAAGAAGTTTGCGACGATCATCGTGGAGCTGGTTTTATATCGGAACCCGATCTGCCTCCTTCTCACCAAACCCAAGTGAAAAAGAAGCAGAAAACTAATATTTTCCAGGGTGACGATGATTTGATTCAATAA
- a CDS encoding IspD/TarI family cytidylyltransferase, with the protein MKSLFLSEKIYVLILAGGTGTRMGSEIPKQFLEFSNEPILIHTLKKFQSWKKQKQIVLVSHPEFILKTESICGPFLENQDRIVEGGETRHGSMLRGLSALTIQSEDILLIHDAARPFVFLKELDLLCESIRENGISTLASRTSETVLEESNGKTSSFLDREHIWFMKTPQGIRGDILKELLTLPTDPIPTDLCSWALTAGKKSSIVESHPFNLKITRKEDLELAELYSSLFQKIS; encoded by the coding sequence ATGAAGTCCCTATTTCTCTCTGAAAAAATTTACGTTCTGATTCTTGCCGGAGGAACCGGTACGAGAATGGGCTCGGAGATTCCAAAACAGTTTTTGGAATTTTCCAACGAGCCCATTCTAATTCACACACTCAAAAAATTCCAGAGCTGGAAAAAACAAAAACAAATCGTTTTAGTTTCTCATCCGGAATTCATTTTAAAAACGGAATCTATTTGCGGTCCTTTTTTAGAAAACCAGGATCGTATCGTAGAAGGTGGAGAGACAAGGCACGGGTCCATGCTTCGGGGTTTATCCGCACTCACGATCCAAAGCGAAGACATTCTATTGATTCACGATGCCGCTCGGCCATTCGTTTTTTTAAAGGAATTGGACTTGTTATGCGAAAGTATCCGTGAGAACGGAATTTCCACACTTGCTTCTCGCACTTCCGAAACCGTATTAGAAGAATCGAATGGAAAGACCTCGTCCTTTCTAGATCGGGAACACATTTGGTTTATGAAAACTCCACAAGGAATCCGAGGAGATATTTTGAAAGAACTGCTAACATTGCCAACGGACCCGATTCCCACCGACCTTTGCTCTTGGGCTTTAACGGCAGGAAAAAAATCTTCCATCGTAGAGTCGCATCCATTTAACCTTAAAATTACCCGTAAGGAAGACTTGGAACTTGCGGAACTTTATTCTTCTTTATTCCAAAAAATATCATAA
- a CDS encoding SRPBCC family protein, translating to MNQNLILKKKISIRAPIAKVWNGLIDPEVIKLYLYGTRTISDWKEGSSILFTGVWEGKEYEDHGTILKLEKEKIFRYNYWSNFSGVPNIPENYSIITFELESEGTFTSLSLIQENFPTRTSYEHSDSGWDYALKTLKDFLEK from the coding sequence ATGAACCAAAATTTAATTCTCAAAAAGAAAATTTCTATTCGAGCTCCAATCGCGAAGGTTTGGAACGGACTAATCGATCCGGAAGTTATTAAACTTTATCTTTATGGTACACGAACAATTTCCGATTGGAAAGAAGGAAGTTCGATCCTTTTTACGGGTGTTTGGGAGGGGAAAGAATATGAAGATCACGGGACGATTCTCAAATTAGAAAAGGAAAAAATATTTCGATACAACTATTGGAGTAATTTTTCAGGTGTTCCGAACATTCCCGAAAATTATTCTATCATTACTTTCGAATTGGAATCGGAAGGGACGTTTACTTCTCTTTCCTTAATTCAGGAGAATTTTCCTACTCGAACTTCCTATGAACATTCCGATAGCGGTTGGGACTATGCTTTGAAAACACTGAAGGATTTTTTGGAAAAGTGA
- a CDS encoding cation diffusion facilitator family transporter, translated as MGHHSHNHSHDHTSPHDHHLGSAGKSLMIAMFFNLIYAGIEAGIGLWSGSLALLSDAGHNLMDVSSLFLAWIAIKLQERGPSPGFTYGWKKSSILVSLLNSILIFGTVGFIIYESVEKLSRPTSVPGGMVAVVAFVGVLINFSSSFLFRKSKDEDVNMKGAYLHLLADGLVSLGVIVSGLLIQWFGFLWIDPVVGLLVGLVILYGNIPLFRQSLRLSLDSTPDTIQSEIVESELKSIEGVLNIHHIHIWSLSTTENALTAHLVLKNGLSSDHQRIIKYKAREILKGLKIAHVTLETEEERENCGQVDCN; from the coding sequence ATGGGGCATCACTCGCATAACCATTCTCACGATCATACTTCTCCCCACGATCATCATCTTGGGAGTGCGGGTAAAAGCCTTATGATTGCGATGTTTTTCAATCTCATTTATGCGGGTATCGAGGCGGGAATAGGCCTTTGGTCCGGATCGCTTGCTTTGCTTTCAGATGCGGGTCATAATTTGATGGATGTGAGTTCTTTGTTTCTTGCTTGGATTGCGATTAAACTTCAAGAAAGAGGACCTTCTCCGGGGTTTACTTACGGTTGGAAAAAATCTTCGATCTTAGTCAGCCTTCTTAATTCTATTCTAATTTTCGGTACTGTAGGTTTTATCATTTACGAATCGGTTGAGAAATTATCCAGACCGACTTCTGTTCCTGGAGGAATGGTTGCTGTTGTGGCTTTTGTGGGGGTTTTGATAAATTTTTCCTCATCCTTTTTATTCCGCAAAAGTAAGGACGAGGATGTGAATATGAAAGGCGCATATCTGCATCTTCTCGCGGATGGATTGGTATCTTTGGGGGTGATCGTTTCCGGTTTATTGATTCAGTGGTTTGGATTTTTGTGGATCGACCCAGTAGTTGGTCTTTTAGTGGGACTTGTGATTCTGTACGGAAATATTCCGCTTTTTAGGCAAAGCCTCCGATTGAGTTTAGATTCCACTCCGGATACGATTCAATCGGAAATCGTGGAAAGCGAGCTTAAATCCATAGAAGGCGTATTAAATATTCATCATATTCATATTTGGTCTTTGAGTACTACGGAAAACGCTTTGACTGCGCATCTCGTTTTAAAAAACGGCCTTTCTTCCGATCATCAGAGAATTATCAAGTATAAGGCAAGGGAAATTCTGAAGGGTTTAAAAATTGCACATGTTACTTTGGAAACCGAAGAAGAACGGGAAAACTGCGGACAAGTCGATTGCAACTGA
- a CDS encoding TetR/AcrR family transcriptional regulator, with product MRSGGDTKEKIVTIARDYFQSVGFRSFSFQDIANDLGIKKASIHYYYPSKEELGLEILEAYDKDFKKYIENIRERSPRVRLFGLFKLYVSYAGENGNICPFGVVGTEYHVLSQTIRDKTLILQDQHRDFLIQTLYDGVKDGSFLLTLSVRDTADLFISAIQGAMQISRIRKDKEYFPKMIQSLKSMIQMKEHKNAGF from the coding sequence ATGAGATCTGGGGGAGATACAAAGGAAAAAATCGTAACTATTGCTAGGGATTATTTTCAAAGTGTCGGTTTCCGATCGTTCAGCTTCCAAGATATAGCCAACGATTTAGGAATTAAAAAGGCGAGTATCCACTATTATTACCCTTCCAAAGAGGAATTGGGTCTTGAAATACTGGAAGCATACGATAAGGACTTCAAAAAATATATAGAAAACATAAGGGAAAGATCTCCCCGCGTTAGACTATTCGGACTTTTTAAACTTTATGTAAGTTATGCCGGTGAAAATGGAAATATTTGTCCATTCGGTGTTGTAGGCACAGAATACCATGTCCTTTCTCAAACGATCCGAGACAAAACCCTGATTCTTCAAGATCAACATCGCGATTTTTTAATACAAACTTTGTACGACGGGGTAAAGGACGGGTCCTTTCTACTTACTCTCAGTGTTCGCGATACGGCTGATTTATTCATCTCCGCAATTCAAGGGGCAATGCAAATTTCAAGAATCCGAAAGGATAAGGAATATTTTCCGAAAATGATTCAAAGTCTTAAATCGATGATACAAATGAAGGAGCATAAAAATGCAGGTTTCTGA
- a CDS encoding diaminopimelate decarboxylase: protein MQPIEKLKFLTEFQVRSIAQQFGTPIFVYSREGIEKSCDAALAFPNGYGLTVRYAMKANPNRTILEIIKRKGIQIDASSEYEVSRAIHYGFKPEEIMLTSQELAKNLKEFVEKGVVFNACSLRQLEAFGNLFPGKEVSVRFNPGLGSGQTKKTDVGGKTSSFGVWHEELNKVKEIASRYKLKIFKIHTHIGSGSDPEVWKAVAQVSLDIAAQFPECRILNLGGGFKVGRMEDEKTTDFQKIGKPVVELFQEFAKKHGTLLHLEIEPGSFLMVNNGSIITTVDDVVSTGDGGYTFVKIDAGMDVNTRPSLYAARHPLVVVPKVETHSDKTANYVYVGHCCESGDLFTQAEGGGPITRITGETKLGDYVVMEGAGAYCSSMSTKNYNSFPETAEVLVGLDGSFQLIRKRQNLEQIFQNEVPISL, encoded by the coding sequence ATGCAACCAATAGAAAAATTAAAATTTTTAACCGAATTTCAAGTACGCTCGATTGCACAGCAATTCGGAACCCCGATTTTTGTATATTCTCGGGAAGGGATCGAAAAAAGCTGTGACGCTGCACTTGCGTTTCCGAACGGCTACGGATTAACCGTACGCTATGCAATGAAGGCCAATCCCAATCGAACAATCCTTGAAATCATAAAACGAAAGGGAATTCAAATTGACGCAAGTTCCGAATACGAAGTGTCGAGAGCGATTCATTACGGATTCAAACCAGAAGAAATCATGCTTACTTCTCAGGAACTTGCAAAGAACTTAAAAGAATTCGTAGAAAAGGGCGTAGTTTTCAACGCTTGCTCTCTGCGTCAATTGGAAGCCTTTGGAAATTTATTTCCGGGAAAAGAAGTCAGCGTTCGTTTTAATCCAGGGTTAGGTTCGGGACAAACCAAAAAAACGGACGTGGGCGGAAAAACTTCTTCCTTCGGTGTTTGGCATGAGGAACTGAATAAGGTAAAGGAAATCGCCTCAAGATACAAACTCAAAATTTTTAAAATTCACACTCATATCGGATCAGGAAGCGATCCGGAAGTTTGGAAAGCGGTTGCTCAAGTCTCTCTCGACATCGCGGCGCAATTTCCAGAGTGTAGAATTTTGAATCTAGGCGGCGGCTTTAAGGTCGGTAGAATGGAAGATGAAAAAACCACGGACTTTCAAAAAATCGGCAAACCCGTAGTTGAACTTTTCCAAGAATTCGCGAAAAAACACGGAACTTTACTTCACTTGGAGATCGAGCCGGGTTCGTTTTTAATGGTGAACAACGGTTCGATCATCACCACAGTGGACGATGTAGTTTCCACGGGTGACGGCGGTTATACTTTTGTAAAGATTGACGCGGGAATGGACGTGAACACAAGGCCTTCTCTGTACGCGGCAAGACATCCATTGGTCGTAGTTCCCAAAGTAGAAACACATTCCGATAAAACCGCAAATTACGTATATGTGGGACATTGCTGTGAAAGTGGAGATTTATTTACGCAAGCCGAAGGCGGCGGACCGATCACAAGAATAACAGGAGAAACTAAATTAGGAGATTATGTTGTAATGGAAGGGGCGGGCGCTTATTGTTCCTCCATGTCCACAAAAAATTACAATTCTTTTCCCGAGACTGCGGAAGTTCTTGTGGGCTTAGATGGAAGTTTTCAACTCATTCGGAAACGGCAAAACCTAGAACAAATTTTTCAGAATGAAGTCCCTATTTCTCTCTGA
- a CDS encoding bactofilin family protein, which yields MAIGRENNNSVIGPGSIFEGKFYIAGSLRIDGKFEGEIKTDDTLYIGETGKVRTNIAAKEVTVSGTMIGNIKAESEVRLEETGRLLGDIVAPALHLAKGVVAKGNITITGGQKKDVKKIVEESFGGTRTLDNGKDE from the coding sequence ATGGCCATCGGCAGGGAAAATAATAACAGTGTAATCGGTCCAGGATCTATTTTCGAAGGAAAATTTTATATCGCGGGTTCTCTTCGTATCGACGGTAAATTCGAAGGAGAAATCAAAACGGACGATACTCTTTATATCGGAGAGACTGGAAAGGTAAGAACGAATATCGCGGCTAAAGAAGTAACCGTTTCCGGGACTATGATTGGAAACATCAAGGCTGAAAGCGAAGTTCGTCTGGAAGAAACTGGAAGGCTTCTCGGAGATATCGTCGCTCCTGCGCTTCACCTTGCTAAAGGAGTGGTTGCAAAGGGGAATATAACAATTACAGGCGGACAAAAGAAAGACGTAAAAAAAATCGTAGAAGAGTCTTTCGGTGGAACCCGGACTTTGGACAACGGCAAGGACGAATAA
- a CDS encoding potassium/proton antiporter yields MEFEFGTLILSGLIILSIGLLRISTKFGVPSLLLFLVIGMAAGSDGLGGIEFDNPVLAKQVGSIALAYILFSGGLETEWLKIKPVLWKGIVLGNLGVLITGAVMGLFSVYVLGFSPIIGFLLGAVVSSTDAAAVFNVLRTRNTGMKKGLTSLLELESGSNDPLAVLLTVSILSLLGPHPPQIGELALHIFMQFSIGTIAGVIFGYAIYKGLNRIKLEYEGLYPVLISASVLFVYSATELIQGNPFLAVYIAGLVLGNQSFVHKRSNLRFLDGIAWLMQIIMFLTLGLLVYPSRIPPLFGTGIIFSLFLVFVARPIAVFVSLFRSGYNIREKLLVSWIGLRGAAPIILATFPFAQGLAGSDKIFHLVFFTVLVSLLLQGTSVPQVVRWLGLDAPLEQRASYPFEFENREQSDSNLLEFIVPYGSNSAGKFVYSLNFPENSLITLIYRGDRHIVPTGKTTLEEGDVLLILTPKGSEDKIRDILSQMEDTI; encoded by the coding sequence ATGGAATTCGAATTCGGCACTCTCATCTTATCCGGGCTAATCATACTCAGCATCGGACTTTTAAGAATCTCTACTAAGTTCGGGGTCCCTTCACTATTATTATTCCTCGTCATCGGAATGGCGGCAGGTTCAGACGGCCTCGGGGGAATCGAGTTCGACAATCCCGTACTAGCAAAACAAGTAGGCTCCATTGCATTAGCGTATATCCTATTTTCGGGAGGACTGGAAACCGAGTGGTTAAAGATCAAACCAGTTCTTTGGAAAGGAATTGTCCTCGGAAACTTAGGAGTATTGATTACCGGGGCCGTTATGGGATTGTTCTCCGTCTACGTTTTAGGTTTTTCGCCGATTATCGGATTTTTATTGGGAGCAGTCGTATCTTCAACGGATGCGGCCGCCGTTTTTAACGTACTGAGAACCAGAAATACGGGAATGAAAAAAGGATTAACCTCTTTGCTCGAACTCGAATCGGGAAGTAATGATCCGTTAGCCGTTCTTTTAACCGTAAGTATATTGAGTCTTTTAGGACCTCACCCACCACAAATCGGAGAATTGGCACTTCATATCTTTATGCAATTCTCCATTGGAACGATAGCGGGAGTTATATTCGGATATGCGATCTACAAAGGATTAAACCGAATCAAGCTCGAATATGAAGGATTGTATCCGGTTTTGATTTCCGCATCGGTTTTGTTTGTATATTCGGCGACGGAATTAATTCAAGGAAATCCGTTTCTCGCGGTTTATATCGCAGGACTCGTATTAGGAAATCAATCCTTCGTTCACAAGCGAAGTAATCTCAGATTTTTAGATGGAATCGCATGGTTGATGCAAATCATCATGTTTTTAACATTAGGTTTACTTGTTTATCCAAGTAGAATTCCCCCACTTTTCGGAACGGGTATAATATTCTCCCTTTTTCTTGTATTTGTTGCAAGGCCGATCGCGGTGTTTGTCTCTCTTTTCCGATCCGGCTATAATATTAGAGAGAAGTTATTGGTTTCTTGGATTGGACTCAGAGGTGCAGCCCCGATTATACTCGCGACATTTCCGTTCGCTCAAGGTTTAGCGGGTTCAGATAAGATTTTCCATCTAGTATTTTTTACGGTACTTGTCTCTTTGCTCTTACAAGGAACCAGCGTCCCTCAAGTCGTTCGATGGCTCGGATTAGACGCACCCTTAGAACAAAGAGCTTCCTATCCATTCGAATTTGAAAATCGAGAACAAAGTGATTCAAATCTTTTAGAGTTTATCGTACCTTACGGATCAAATTCCGCCGGAAAGTTCGTATATTCTTTGAATTTTCCCGAAAATTCACTAATTACGTTGATCTATAGAGGAGACAGACATATTGTACCAACAGGAAAAACTACATTAGAAGAAGGTGATGTTCTTTTGATTTTAACACCGAAGGGAAGTGAGGACAAAATCCGAGACATCTTATCACAAATGGAAGATACGATTTAA
- a CDS encoding zinc dependent phospholipase C family protein, with the protein MAGKITHLEVLSQICKHLDHGTADQRKIALLMRAESNRKFANIGAIAPDIFYFYHVFSPRKTKKATIWGDMSHHNSVTELVLSFLDLILQTEVGIHRDRYIAFTLGYICHCVVDIVTHPYIFYISGDFYNKDKKISSLAQYNHMRVENALDSWLLDYRWGMTPKEYDFVHHVDAIFKSEKKIWKMDPILWHFWLRGLKATFLDEFKKYYIGSEDKIIPGDLLNESFLGYLEFHRVLDSRSRWIRGTLKFLDQITFHKVRSSVLMLPLKEHIDKRIMNEEKKKWNYPADPSIVRNDSFVELINRSAQNGRDALTHAWNYLENKMSRSAFLKEYQGYNLDTGLRFQGVDSMKEFSPLEEV; encoded by the coding sequence ATGGCTGGCAAAATCACTCATCTAGAAGTCCTTTCCCAGATTTGTAAACATCTGGATCACGGAACTGCGGACCAAAGAAAAATTGCCCTTCTAATGCGAGCTGAATCCAACCGAAAGTTCGCAAATATTGGAGCCATCGCCCCAGATATATTTTACTTTTATCATGTATTTTCTCCTCGCAAAACGAAAAAAGCCACAATCTGGGGGGATATGAGTCATCATAACTCCGTTACGGAACTTGTTTTAAGTTTTTTAGATCTTATTCTACAAACCGAAGTGGGGATTCATAGAGATCGTTATATTGCGTTTACTCTCGGTTACATCTGTCATTGTGTTGTGGACATAGTCACTCATCCGTATATTTTTTATATCTCCGGAGACTTTTACAACAAGGACAAAAAGATCAGCAGCCTTGCCCAGTACAATCACATGAGAGTAGAGAACGCACTGGATTCCTGGCTTCTCGACTACAGATGGGGAATGACTCCGAAAGAATACGACTTTGTCCATCACGTCGATGCGATTTTTAAATCTGAAAAAAAAATCTGGAAGATGGATCCCATACTCTGGCATTTTTGGCTTCGTGGTCTTAAAGCGACTTTTCTAGACGAATTCAAAAAATATTATATAGGTTCTGAAGACAAGATCATTCCCGGAGATTTGTTAAACGAATCCTTTCTTGGTTATCTGGAATTTCACAGGGTTTTGGATTCCAGAAGCAGATGGATTCGGGGCACTTTGAAGTTTTTAGACCAGATTACGTTTCACAAAGTTCGATCCTCGGTTCTGATGCTTCCTCTCAAGGAACATATAGACAAACGGATCATGAACGAGGAAAAAAAGAAGTGGAATTACCCAGCCGACCCTTCAATCGTGCGAAACGACTCTTTCGTGGAACTGATTAATCGCTCGGCGCAAAATGGTAGGGACGCGCTTACACATGCATGGAATTATCTAGAGAATAAAATGAGTCGCTCCGCATTCTTAAAGGAATATCAAGGATATAATTTAGATACGGGACTTCGTTTTCAAGGAGTCGACAGTATGAAGGAATTTTCACCGTTGGAAGAAGTTTAA
- a CDS encoding PaaI family thioesterase, with translation MQVSESTTKAWEVMNNLSDKMAKEYNLSLELPPKSFKEMRAEFVEFEGAKRIVVRFPYDDRFANPMGIFQGGMLCTALDNTFGPLSYLAAKKPCVTTDLSTQFFRTFFPKDEYILIEAKVISKSLAMLTMQAEVRNPKNKLIAIATSSVLILQESMLKRMTNKQEE, from the coding sequence ATGCAGGTTTCTGAATCCACTACAAAAGCATGGGAAGTGATGAACAACTTGTCCGATAAAATGGCCAAAGAGTATAATCTCAGTCTCGAACTTCCACCAAAATCTTTTAAGGAAATGAGGGCCGAATTCGTAGAATTCGAAGGAGCAAAAAGGATTGTAGTTCGGTTTCCTTACGATGATCGTTTTGCAAATCCGATGGGAATTTTTCAAGGAGGAATGCTTTGCACCGCGTTAGATAATACTTTCGGACCTCTTTCCTATCTTGCCGCTAAAAAACCCTGCGTTACCACGGATTTATCTACGCAGTTTTTTAGAACTTTCTTTCCAAAGGACGAATACATTTTGATCGAAGCGAAAGTAATTTCTAAATCTCTCGCTATGCTAACTATGCAGGCGGAAGTTAGAAATCCGAAAAACAAACTCATTGCGATCGCTACTTCAAGTGTTTTGATTTTACAAGAATCTATGCTCAAAAGAATGACGAACAAACAGGAAGAATAA